The genomic segment CTCCTCGGCGGCGGTTCCGGCCGACTCGCACCACGGGTCCGCGTCCTCCCCGGCCAGCAGCGTGAAGCCGCCGCCGAACAGGTCGAGCGTGGAGATCTCCTTGCCCTGGCTCTCCACGAGCAGATGCGGCGCGCGGGTGCCGGGCCGGCCGCCGGTCGTCCGCGGGTCGATGACCGCGGGCGGGTCCGCCGCCTCGTCGCCGGCGCCGTTCAGCACCGCGCCGGAGACGTACCGGTACCCCATCGTCACGGCGAGCGGATCCGCGATCCGCGCGCGCTGCTCGTCGGTGGCGGTGTTGGAGCGGACCGCGAGTTCCAGGGCTCCCTGGTCGGCGACGAAGTCGCCCAGCGGCCGGCGCTCCGCGTCATAGCTGTCGAGCAGTCCCGCGCCCGCCGTGCCCCGGATCACCGAGGCGAGTTTCCAGGCCAGGTTGTGGGCGTCGGCGATACCGGTGTTGGAGCCGTAGCCGCCGGTCGGCGGGATCACATGGGCGGCGTCGCCGGCCAGGAAGATCCGGCCGCGGCGGTACTCCTCGGACGCGAACTCGGCCATCTCCCACGGGAAACGGGACCGGATGCGCACTTCGAGGTCCGGGACGCCGATCGCGGCCCGCACCAGATGCACGCACCGCTCGTCGGTGAAGTCGTCCAGGCTGTCGCCCTCGGCCGGGTCGTACGCGACGACGAGGGTGCCCTCGGTGAGGGTGTCGTCGTGCACGAGGATCCCGGTCACCTCGTCGTTCTGGACGTGCGCCACGCTGAACCGGCGGCCGTCCAGGGCCTCGCGCATATGGGCGGTGAACGCCATGCTCAGCTGGTGCGAGATGACGCCGCGCCCGTGCCGCGGCACACCCAGCGTCTCGCGCACCAGGCTGCGCGGGCCGTCGGCCCCCACCAGGTAGTCGCTGCGCACGGTCCGCTCGCTGCCGTCCGCGCGGTCGCGCAACACCGAGGTGACACCGGACGCGTCGGCCTCGAAGGAGACCAGCTCGGTGCCGTACGAGGTACGGGCCCCGAGCAGCTCGGCGCGGCTGCGCAGCAGCGGCTCCAGCCGGTCCTGGGGCAGCAGCACCATCCGGCTCGGCGTCAGGTCGTCGAGTTCGTCACCGCCGGCGAGCTCGTCGCGGCTCCAGAACACCTGCCCGGTCAGTGACTCCAGGCCGGCGCGCAGCGTGTGGTCCTTGAAGCCGGCGGCCGCCTGGAGAACGGTCTCCTCCAGGCCGGCGGCGCGCAGGATCTCCAGGGTGCGCGGGTAGTACCCGACCGCGCGCGGATGGACGGAGGTGCCGGGGTGACGCTCGACCAGCAGGCAGGGGATTTTCTCCCCGGCCAGGAAGAGCGCCGTGGACAGGCCAACGAGGCTGCCGCCGACGATCAGGACCGGGACCCGGTCATCGCTCATAGGACTTCTCCCTCTCGGGGCCTCTTCAGTACCTCTGTGGGCCTTTTGTGTATCTCCATGGAGCTCTCGCGGGTGATCGTGACAGCGGTGCCTAGAAGGTGGGTCGAGCCCAGCTGACCTCGCACTCCAGTACGCGTCGATTCGAATTCCAGTAGCCCCTGAGAGCTTGCCGGGACCCGGAACATCACATTTCAGCCACCCTGGGGGATCTGGACATGACGGACGCGATAGCCCGAAGAGACATCGTCAGAAAGGCCGGCGCGGCGGGGACGCTCGGCCTCGGAATGGCCGCGGTGGGCATGCTGGCCGCCCCGGCGGCCTCGGCGCACACGGGTACGGCGCCGGCCCGGCCGGGCAACGCGGCGGAACGCCGGCTGCCCGGCGCCTGGACCATCGAGATGCAGCACTTGGACACCTTCCAGCCGGGGCTGACCGCTTTCACCTCGGACGGTCTGGTGCTGGTCATGCACGTCTCGGCCCCGCACATCGGGATGGGCAACTGGTCGGCGACCGGGCGGAACACCTTCGTCTTCAACTTCCACATCCTGAACACCGACCCGGCCACCGGGGCGTACACCGGGCAGATGCACATGTGGGGGAACGGCACGTTCGGTTCCGACACGTACTGGGCGGGCACCGCGAACGTGGCGATCTACGATCCGGCCGGCACGCAGGTGTACAGCCACACCGGTGACGCGATCAACGGCACCCGGGTCGGCGTCGACACCTGAGTCAGGTAGCGCGAAGGGCCGGCCACCGGATCTCCCCGGTGGCCGGCCCTTCGGCATGACGAGACGGATCAGAGCTTGAGCTGGACCCCGTACTCGGTGAGCCAGGTGTCGAGCTGCAGCACCATCTCCAGGTTGGCCCGCTCGACCCAGGCGAACGCGCCCTCGGGCGTGGTGTCCTGGGCCAGCACCGCCTTGGTCGCCGCCTGGTCCAGCAGCGGCTGGACGGCGGCCGAGGAGTCGGCCGCCAGCTCGACGAAGCGCGAGTGGACGAACCGGCCGTACTCGATGTCCTGCGTCGTCGGGTAGGCGCTCTTGCGGCGGTTGAGCACCGGCTCCGGCAGCAGATCGGAGACGGCCGCCCGCAGCAGGCTCTTCTCCTGTCCGTTCACCCGCTTCATCTCGGCCGGCACGTTGAACACGTACTCCACCAGCCGGTGGTCGCAGAACGGTGCGCGCAGCTGGACGCCCGCCGCCATGCTCATCCGGTCCGCCCGGTCCAGGTGGGTGGGCGCCCAGCGGGTGAGCGTGAGATACGTGATCTCGCGCGCCCGGCGCTCGGCCGGCGAGTCGCCCGCCAGCCGCGGGGCCTCGGCGACCGCCTCACGGTAGTGCCCGTCCGCGTAGCCGATGAAGTCCAGCCGCTCGCGCAGCCCCCGGTCCAGCAGAGCGGTGCCCAGGCCGCCGACCGCGGTGTCGTGACCGCGCTCGAAGTTCACCCAGGGGAAGGTCTGGGAGTTGGCGTGCTTGGGGTCGTACGCCCAGAAGTAGCCGTTGAAGACCTCGTCCGCGGTTTCTCCGGAGAGCACCACCTTGGCCTGGTCGCGCAGCGCCCGGAAGAACAGATAGAGCGAGACGTCCATGTCGCCCAGCGGCGAGGGGGTGTCCTGGCTGCGCATGACCTGGGCGTGCACCTTGGGGTCGGACAGCGCGGCCGTGTCGAGCAGGATCTCGGTGTGGTCGCTGTGCACGTGCTCGGCGACCATCGTCGCGAAGGGGGAGTCCGGGGTGGCCCGCATCGTCGGGTGGACCTCGAAGTTCTCCGTGTAGCCGGCGAAGTTCATCGAGAACGTGCGGATCGCGCCGCGGCCCTCCGCCTTCAGCGCGCCGGCGGCCAGCGCGGTCAGCGCGCTGGAGTCGATACCGCCGGACAGCAGCGCCGCTACCGGCACATCGGCGACCAGGTGCCGCCCGACCGACTCCGACAGCAGTCCGCGGACGGTGTCCACGGTGGTCGCCAGCGAGTCGGTGTGCGGCTCCGCGGTCAGCCCCCAGTAACGCTCCTCGGTCACCCCGCCGGAGTGCACCCGCACCAGATGCCCGGGACGCACCTCGGTCACATCACGGAAGACCGTGGTCCCCGGCTTCTTGCCGTGCGCGAAGACCTCGCGCAGGCCGTCGGCGGTGACCACCGGGTCGACCGCCGGGTGGGCGAGCAGCGCCTTGGGCTCGGAGCCGAAGACGAACCCTGAGGTGGAGTCGGGGCCGGTCCGCGCGAAGCACACCGGCTTGATGCCCAGGCGGTCGCGCACCACCAGCAGTTCCTGCCGCAGCACGTCCCAGACGGCCACCGCGAAGGCGCCTTCCAGCCGCTCGGCGAAGGACTTGCCCCACTCCAGATAGGCCCTGGCCACCACTTCGGCGTCGCCGCCGGAGCGGAAGGTGTGCCCGCGCCCCTCCAACTCGGTGCGCAGCGTCCGGAAGTTGAAGATCGACCCGTCCAGCAGGGCCACCGCGAGCGGCTCGCCGTGGTGGTCCGCGATCACCGGCTGCCGGCTGTCCGCGGGGGAGAGCACCGCGAACCTGCGGTGCGCGAGACCGGCGTGCTGGGAGAGCCACTGCCCCTCGCCGTCGCCGCCGCGATGGTTGAGCGTGTCCGCCATCGCGCGCAGCACCGGCGCCTCGCCGGACAGATTGCGCTGGTAGTCGACCCAGCCGACGATTCCACTCATGCCCTGGTCCTCTCCGGTGCTGCGGCTTCTGCGGGAGCGGACGGCCCGGGAGTGAGCAGCCGCACGTCGATGAGGCTGAGCCCGTACCGCTCGACGGCGTCCCGCAGGTCCGCGGTCGTCGGCGGGCCGTCACTGTTGATCGTGAGGTCGAGCCTGCGCTGCGCGGCGGGCCCGTAGAGGCGGATCAGCCGCAGATAGCTGTTGGCGACCCGGACCGGCTCCGTCACCAGCTCCAGCCGGGCGGCCCGGCGTTCCCCCAGCCAGGTGATCTCGGCGTCCGCGCCGCCGGCGAAGTTGTGCCGCCAGGTCCCGGACGTGGCCAGTACCAGGTTGTCGTCGAGGCTGTGGGCGCCCACCGGAATGGTGAACGCGCGGCCGGTGCGCCGGCCGGTGAAGTGCAGCAGTAGCAACCGCTGCGCCATGGGGCCGGGGGTGGGCGCCGACAGCGCGGCGATCACCGCCTCGTTGTCGGGCAGCCCCTCGTCACCCGGCCGTCCCAGCTCGATCACGGGCCGCTCGGCGGGGCTCATCGGAGCACCGCCACGGCCGTCGCGGTCAGGACCAGTGCCACGATCGCGAACGTGGTGCGCACCGCGTGCCAGTTGCGCCACTGCAGCCGCGGATCCTGCCAGTCCGGGCTGAGGTTGTTCTCGTCCTGGCTCTTCACCCGGTTGTTGATCGGCACGTTCCGGGTCTGGGACACCACGGCGACCCCCACCATGAACACCGCCGCGAGGGCGAACAGCGGGCGGCTCCCGGCCGAGTCGGTCCGGAAGGCCGCGAAGACGTCGACGACCACCGAGCTCGTGACGATGTACGGCATGATGTGGTCGTAGCGGCGGCCGAGCAGTCTGTGCGTTGTGATGTATCGGTCCGCCGGCATCGCGATCAACGCGGGCATGACACTGATCGCCACGGCGAACAGCACCCCGGCGACTATGCCGGTGCCCAGGATCACGGCGACGCTCAGCACTTGCAGCAACACCATGCTCATCCCTCTCTCGACTGTGGGACCACGGTCAGGTCCCGGGAACGTCCCAGGGGCTTCTCGGCGGGTACTGGAAGACCGGTCGAATCCGGGCCGTGGCAGGGATCGGGTCCCGAGCGGTGCTCCACCGCGCACCGAGCCCCGAGCCGTTCAGTGGACCCCAACCGATTACGACCTGCCCCGCGGTAGGGAGTGGATGAGGGAGCGGAGTCGCAGGACACCGCGAGCCCGCTCCCTACCGTGGGGCAGGTCGTTACCTGTCAAGGGGGCTGTGCATGGCCGAGGAACGGACACCTGTGCTGGTCGTGGGCGGAAGCATGGTGGGCCTGTCGGCCGCTCTCTTCCTCTCCCACCAGGGATTCCCACCGCTGGTGGTGGAGCGCCACCGCACCGTCTCGGTGCAGCCGCGCGCCCAGGCCGCCAGCCCGCGCACCATGGAGATCCTGCGGGCGCTGCAACTGGAGGCGGACGTCAGGGCCGCCGAGACGCCCAACGCCCAATACGGCAACATCATGCAGGTCGAGTCGCTGGCCGGCCCCGAACTCGGCTGGTTCGACGGCCCGTTCCCGGCCGATCCGCAGGGCGTCAGCGCCACCGGCTGGACGTTGATCGGCCAGGATCGGCTGGAGCCGGTGATCAAGCGCCGGGCGGAGGAGCTGGGCGCCGACATCCGGTTCGGTACCGAGATGGTGAGTTACACCCAGGACGAGGACGGGGTCACCGCCCGGATCTGCTCGGTGGAGACCGGCGAGGAGCACGACGTCCGCGCCGACTACCTGTTCGCGGCGGACGGCAACCGCAGTCCGATCCGGGACGGGCTCGGCATCAAGGCGGAGGGCCCCGGCGCCTTCGGCCGCCAGCTCATCATGATCTTCCACGCGGATCTGACCGCACTGGTCGCCGGCCGTGAGTTCTTCCTGTGCTTCGTCAAGAACGCCGAGGTGCACGGCGTACTGGGGCAGCTCGACCCGTACACCCACCGGTGGTGCCTGGCGGTCAGCCTGCAGCCCGACGAGTCCGCCGCCGACTACACGACGGAGCGCTGCCTGGCGCTGATCCGCGCCGCGGTCGGCGTGCCGGACCTCGACGTCGAGGTGGAGTCGGGGCAGGACTGGGAGATCGCCGCCAAGGTGGCGCAGCGGTTCCGCCACGACCGGGTGTTCCTGGCCGGCGACGCCGCGCATGTGATGCCGCCGACCGGCGGGTTCGGCGGCAACATGGGCATCCAGGACGCGCACAACCTGTCCTGGAAACTCGCCCTGGTGCTGCGCGGACTGGCCCGGCCCTCACTGCTGGACAGTTACGAGCCGGAACGGCTGCCGGTCGCGGAGTTCACCGTCGAACAGGGCGTCATCCGCTATCTGCAGCGCAACGGGCTCGACGAGGAGATCGCCGCACGGCACCGGCCCGAGCCGACCGTGCTGTTCGGCCAGCGCTACCGCTCCGGCGCGGTGCTGGCCGACCCGGACGGTGCCGACGACGGCGCGGTCTTCGAGGACCCGCACCTGGCCACCGGAACACCCGGCACCCGGGCACCGCACTTCATGATCGAGCGGCCCGGCGGCAGCCCGGTACCGCTGCACGACCTGATCGCCCGGGACTTCGTGCTGCTGGCCGACGACACCACCGACGACGGCCGTGCCTGGCTGGCCGCGGCGCCGCCGCTGGCCGCCCGGTCCGGTATCGGGGTACTGGCCCAGCCGGCCGGTGCGGGCTTCACCACGGCGTACGGGGTCGGCCAGGGCGGCGCGGTGCTGATCCGTCCCGACGGGTTCATCGCCTGGCGCAGCCGCGGCCCGGTGGCCGACCCGGCCGCGATCCTGGCCGACGCCCTCTCCCGGGCGGCGCACTCCCGCACCTTGTAAAGAGGCAGGAGTTGTCAGGAACAAGAGCACACAGGAGAGCCGCGCCACCGCCTGTCCCGGGCGGTGGCGCGGCTCCCGTCTGTGATGCCGCACCTGGTCGCGGCTCAGGCCGCCCCGAGGTCCAGGAGCTGGCGCAGCGCCCGCTCCAGATCCGCGGTGCCGGGCACCGCGCCCGCGGCACGCCAGCCGACGAATCCGTCGGGGCGCACCAGCACCACCCCGTCGTCGCCCACCTTGTAGCGGGCCGCCCACTCGCCCTTCGGGTCGGTGAGTTCGCCGTCGGGTCCCACCCGGTAGGCGACCAGGTCCACCCCGAGCCGGCCCGCGGTCTGGGCCGCGGCGGCGGCCAGGCTGTCGGCCGCGCCCGTGGTGAACAGGACGAAGCCGCGGCCGAAGAGGTCCACGACGGACATCTCCGGGCCGTCCTTCGCCTGGACGATCACATGCGGCGCCCGTGCCCCGGGCTGCGCGGACGGGTGGTCCGGGTCCTCCAGGAGCGGTCCCGCCGGTTCGGCGAACTGCGGGGAGAAGGCGCCCGACCGGTAGCGGTAGCCGAACGTCATGGTCGTCTCGTCGACGAGCTCGTCCGCGACGTCCTCCAGCCGCTTGCCCTCCCGGACGGCGAAGCGCAGGCCCGCCTGCTTCGCCGTCTCCAGGGCCACCGGGCGGCGTTCGGTGCCGTACGTGTCCAGCAGGCCGGGGCCCGCGGCCCGGGCCAGCACCAGTGACAGCTTCCAGGAGAGGTTGTAGACGTCCTGGATGCCGGTGCTCGCCCCGAACGCGCCGGTCGGCGGGATGACATGCGCGGCGTCACCGGCGATGAACACCCGGCCCGCGCGGAACTGCTCCGCGATCCGCATGGAGATCTCCCACGGCAGCATCCTGCCGTCCTCGATCTCCGCCGGCAGGTCGTCGACGCCGATCGCGCTGCGCAGCAGTTCCAGGCAGCGCCGCTCGGTGAAGTCCTCCGGCCCCTCGCCCTGTTCGGGGTAGAAGGAGACGTTGAACACCCAGCGCTTCTCGTTGTCGATGGGGATCAGCGTGCCGCGCACCACCGGGTTGTTGACGTACGCGGCGATGACCTTGCGGCCGGCCAGAGCCGGGCTCAGATCGGCGTGGAAGAAGAAGCTCACCAGGTTGGTGATGGTTCCCCTGCCCCGGTCGGGCACCCGCAGCATCCGGCGCACCGGGCTGCGGCTGCCGTCCGCGGCGATCACGTAGTTCGCGTGGATGGTGCTGGTGACGCCGGTCGACCGGTCGTGCACCGTGGCCAGCACCCCGTCGAGATCCTCCTCCAGGGACACCAGCTGGGTGCTGAACCGCACCTCCGCGCCGGTCGCCACCGCCTGCTTGCGCAGCAGCGGCTCCAACTGGTTCTGGTCGATCATGGCCCAGCGCGCCGGACTGATCCGGCTGAGGTCCTCGGGCGCCGCACTGGGCATCCGGACCCGCTCGGGGCCGGCGAGGGTCTCCACGTGCACCAGGACGTCGTTGCCCGCGATCGGCGACTCCTCGGCGCGGATGGCGTCCTCCATGCCCACCGCCCGGAAGATCTCCATGGTGCGGGGGTTGATGGCCCGCGCCTTGGGGTGACCGGAGGTGTCCGGGTGCCGCTCCACCAGCAGGGAACGCACCCCGAAGTGGGTGAGGAAGACACTCGCCGAAAGCCCGGTCAGGCCGCCGCCGATGACGAGCACCGGCACGTTCTCGTCAGCCACTGCGATCTCCCTTCCGTCCGATCACCAGGGTGTGGGTGCTGAGCAGCGGCTGTGCGGAGGCCTCGGCGAAGCCGGCCTCGTGCAGCCACTGCACACAGTCGCCGACCCGGTACTCCTGGCCGTTCTGGCTGACCAGCTTCATGTGCAGACTGCTCAGCAGCCGGTCGGAGTCCCGCCGGTCGTCGTCGATCATGCGGTCGTAGATGAGCACCTGGCCACCGGGCCGCAGGCTGTCGTGGATCCGCTTGAGCAGCGCCAGACTGTGCTCGCTGTCGAAGCCGTGCAGGATGTGGCCGAGTACGACGACATCGGTGCTCGGCAGCGTGTCGGCGAAGAAGTCCCCGCCCTGGAACGTCACCCGGTCGGTGAGTCCGAGCCGGCCCATGTGCTCCTCGAAGAGCGGCTGGGTGCGGGGCAGGTCGAAGCAGACCCCCGTCAGGTGCCGGTGGGTGCGGGCCAGTACCGAGGACAGGTTGCCGCGGGAACCGCCGAGGTCGGTGAAGGTGGCGATCCCGCTCCAGTCGATGCACGCGGCCAGCTCGGTGCCCATGCGGTCGCTGAACGCGTCCAGGCCCTTGAGGAACCGCTTCATCTTGTC from the Streptomyces sp. RKAG293 genome contains:
- a CDS encoding FAD-dependent monooxygenase → MAEERTPVLVVGGSMVGLSAALFLSHQGFPPLVVERHRTVSVQPRAQAASPRTMEILRALQLEADVRAAETPNAQYGNIMQVESLAGPELGWFDGPFPADPQGVSATGWTLIGQDRLEPVIKRRAEELGADIRFGTEMVSYTQDEDGVTARICSVETGEEHDVRADYLFAADGNRSPIRDGLGIKAEGPGAFGRQLIMIFHADLTALVAGREFFLCFVKNAEVHGVLGQLDPYTHRWCLAVSLQPDESAADYTTERCLALIRAAVGVPDLDVEVESGQDWEIAAKVAQRFRHDRVFLAGDAAHVMPPTGGFGGNMGIQDAHNLSWKLALVLRGLARPSLLDSYEPERLPVAEFTVEQGVIRYLQRNGLDEEIAARHRPEPTVLFGQRYRSGAVLADPDGADDGAVFEDPHLATGTPGTRAPHFMIERPGGSPVPLHDLIARDFVLLADDTTDDGRAWLAAAPPLAARSGIGVLAQPAGAGFTTAYGVGQGGAVLIRPDGFIAWRSRGPVADPAAILADALSRAAHSRTL
- a CDS encoding FAD-dependent monooxygenase, producing MADENVPVLVIGGGLTGLSASVFLTHFGVRSLLVERHPDTSGHPKARAINPRTMEIFRAVGMEDAIRAEESPIAGNDVLVHVETLAGPERVRMPSAAPEDLSRISPARWAMIDQNQLEPLLRKQAVATGAEVRFSTQLVSLEEDLDGVLATVHDRSTGVTSTIHANYVIAADGSRSPVRRMLRVPDRGRGTITNLVSFFFHADLSPALAGRKVIAAYVNNPVVRGTLIPIDNEKRWVFNVSFYPEQGEGPEDFTERRCLELLRSAIGVDDLPAEIEDGRMLPWEISMRIAEQFRAGRVFIAGDAAHVIPPTGAFGASTGIQDVYNLSWKLSLVLARAAGPGLLDTYGTERRPVALETAKQAGLRFAVREGKRLEDVADELVDETTMTFGYRYRSGAFSPQFAEPAGPLLEDPDHPSAQPGARAPHVIVQAKDGPEMSVVDLFGRGFVLFTTGAADSLAAAAAQTAGRLGVDLVAYRVGPDGELTDPKGEWAARYKVGDDGVVLVRPDGFVGWRAAGAVPGTADLERALRQLLDLGAA
- the asnB gene encoding asparagine synthase (glutamine-hydrolyzing), with amino-acid sequence MSGIVGWVDYQRNLSGEAPVLRAMADTLNHRGGDGEGQWLSQHAGLAHRRFAVLSPADSRQPVIADHHGEPLAVALLDGSIFNFRTLRTELEGRGHTFRSGGDAEVVARAYLEWGKSFAERLEGAFAVAVWDVLRQELLVVRDRLGIKPVCFARTGPDSTSGFVFGSEPKALLAHPAVDPVVTADGLREVFAHGKKPGTTVFRDVTEVRPGHLVRVHSGGVTEERYWGLTAEPHTDSLATTVDTVRGLLSESVGRHLVADVPVAALLSGGIDSSALTALAAGALKAEGRGAIRTFSMNFAGYTENFEVHPTMRATPDSPFATMVAEHVHSDHTEILLDTAALSDPKVHAQVMRSQDTPSPLGDMDVSLYLFFRALRDQAKVVLSGETADEVFNGYFWAYDPKHANSQTFPWVNFERGHDTAVGGLGTALLDRGLRERLDFIGYADGHYREAVAEAPRLAGDSPAERRAREITYLTLTRWAPTHLDRADRMSMAAGVQLRAPFCDHRLVEYVFNVPAEMKRVNGQEKSLLRAAVSDLLPEPVLNRRKSAYPTTQDIEYGRFVHSRFVELAADSSAAVQPLLDQAATKAVLAQDTTPEGAFAWVERANLEMVLQLDTWLTEYGVQLKL
- a CDS encoding DUF1772 domain-containing protein, with amino-acid sequence MVLLQVLSVAVILGTGIVAGVLFAVAISVMPALIAMPADRYITTHRLLGRRYDHIMPYIVTSSVVVDVFAAFRTDSAGSRPLFALAAVFMVGVAVVSQTRNVPINNRVKSQDENNLSPDWQDPRLQWRNWHAVRTTFAIVALVLTATAVAVLR
- a CDS encoding FAD-dependent monooxygenase, encoding MSDDRVPVLIVGGSLVGLSTALFLAGEKIPCLLVERHPGTSVHPRAVGYYPRTLEILRAAGLEETVLQAAAGFKDHTLRAGLESLTGQVFWSRDELAGGDELDDLTPSRMVLLPQDRLEPLLRSRAELLGARTSYGTELVSFEADASGVTSVLRDRADGSERTVRSDYLVGADGPRSLVRETLGVPRHGRGVISHQLSMAFTAHMREALDGRRFSVAHVQNDEVTGILVHDDTLTEGTLVVAYDPAEGDSLDDFTDERCVHLVRAAIGVPDLEVRIRSRFPWEMAEFASEEYRRGRIFLAGDAAHVIPPTGGYGSNTGIADAHNLAWKLASVIRGTAGAGLLDSYDAERRPLGDFVADQGALELAVRSNTATDEQRARIADPLAVTMGYRYVSGAVLNGAGDEAADPPAVIDPRTTGGRPGTRAPHLLVESQGKEISTLDLFGGGFTLLAGEDADPWCESAGTAAEELGTRLTVHRTGGSRGQVLHPVTGDFTEAYGIGPQGAVLVRPDGFVAWRSHGAAAGPADELGTVLRRLLARDS
- a CDS encoding acetylserotonin O-methyltransferase, with the translated sequence MTTTGDLPATAEVSPGPLIRLSIADCGAKVLQGAVRVGVFTALASGPATESEIRERTGLHPRFSADFLDALVGLGLLDREDGAYRNSPLSTAYLVEETESYLGGFIELTNETLYDTWGRLPDALISGEPQTLDPDKGGFFGDRHENPDKMKRFLKGLDAFSDRMGTELAACIDWSGIATFTDLGGSRGNLSSVLARTHRHLTGVCFDLPRTQPLFEEHMGRLGLTDRVTFQGGDFFADTLPSTDVVVLGHILHGFDSEHSLALLKRIHDSLRPGGQVLIYDRMIDDDRRDSDRLLSSLHMKLVSQNGQEYRVGDCVQWLHEAGFAEASAQPLLSTHTLVIGRKGDRSG